The Culex quinquefasciatus strain JHB chromosome 2, VPISU_Cqui_1.0_pri_paternal, whole genome shotgun sequence genome contains the following window.
ttttctgaccgcaaaaatcatctccCGAACCAAAATGGCTGAAACCTGAGATATATATCAATTATAATATGgggaacaattttgtagaacacttTAACTTAATCTGAGCAGAACtgacttagttataagtggattaagtgaaGGTGTCGAAGTTGTATTTTCCAAAGGGCCTCTTTCGCTAAATTTTCCCCTGATGGCTCACTTTGATCGATGGCAAATCGTTTGACAACTTGTTTGTTGctgatgtcagaaaaaatgggcATGATGGTTTCAACTTCGGTGGAACAATTTAACCAGATTTCTTTCGTCGTTTTCAGGTTCCAGTTGAACAAGAGCTGTTGGCCAGAGAGGTACATGACTCGGACCGGGCTAGGTTATCCCAGAGAGATGGAGATCGATGCGGAAAACACGACGAATGTAATGATTTGCAGCTTCCGTTTGCTCGACCGACGTTTGCGCTCCGGCGATGTACGGACGGCCAGTGGAGCTCCAGCTCCACACTGTCGCTTCCATACAACTGGGAAGGGTGAAAGGGGGAGGGGGATTTTTTGGTTGATTGATGCCTTACGGTTGTGTCTGCGATCTTCGACACCGGTGCATCTTTTCTTCCCAATTCTTCCGTGTCCGATGGCATCCCGAAAGGTGTGCCTCCTGTGCGATGCAGGCCAGCAGACTGAGGCTTGTCGTTCTTAACAATTATGGCGGAGGATATCGCCAACGACGGGGGAAGTCATTATTGGACGTTGGCAGATGCCGCAAGGGACTCATACTGCTTTGACTGTCCACACTTCCGAGTGAGTTCCTGTGGGGCTACCTGTACTCTATCCAGCGTGAACTGTCCACTAGAACCTATGGCGAGTAAAAGAGGTCTATGACTTGGTCGATGGTCCTCAGATCATCGGTTTTTATAAAACCGTGTTCGGGAGTAGTCCTTAGACACCCTCGGGACTGAATTCCACGTATCTACTAATGCTTTGCTCTGGTCAATTTGGCGATCAGCTTGTCCACCATTGGAACAAAACGCAGACTCGAGCATGGAAGAACGTAGGGGGGAGGGAGGGAGCGAGAGGAGAGAAGTCCACTGATAAGGGCTAACATCGCGATCATTATCAACGGTCTTCGGGACATCAACGATCGAGGAAGCGGACATCTTCTCCGATTTTCTCTGAGAGGATCGAAGTAGGGCCGTCGCACGACCCGTCTGCTCATGGTAGTTGGGTTCTTGATGATCcacaaaacggaatcgacgtaacaccttataatgtggccctcttaaaccttgcggtttcgtcaacggatccacaggtgtgtatcgatctttttgcgacaagactccgcctcccgggtctcctaagtgtgaaggtatggcacggggagagggcaccgaatacctatataaACACTTAGTAGGAGCTAAGCAGCTTTGTTCTGCTTTTTTTTATAACCTGACTTTTAGTTGATGTCAATTGAATTATGACGAGATGAATAGCCGGCCTCTTTTACTCGCCATAGGTTCCTGTGAGGCTACCTGTACTCTATCCAGCGTGAACTGTCCACTAGAACCTATGGCGAGTAAAATAGGCCGGCTCCCCGGTCAACGATGACGCACTGGATGGCAaagatccgttgacgaaaccgcaaggtttaagagggccacattataaggtgttacgtcgattccgttttgtgGATCATCAAGAACCCAACTACCATGAGCAGACGGGTCGTGCGACGGCCCTACTTCGATCCTCTCAGAGAAAATCGGAGAAGATGTCCGCTTCCTCGATCGTTGATGTCCCGAAGACCGTTGATAATGATCGCGATGTTAGCCCTTATCAGTGGACTTCTCTCCTCTCGCTCCCTCCCTCCCCCCTACGTTCTTCCATGCTCGAGTCTGCGTTTTGTTCCAATGGTGGACAAGCTGATCGCCAAATTGACCAGAGCAAAGCATTAGTAGATACGTGGAATTCAGTCCCGAGGGTTTCTAAGGACTACTCCCGAACACGGTTTTATAAAAGATCTGATCTGAGGACCATCGACCAAGTCATAGACCTCTTTTACTCGCCATAGGTTCTAGTGGACAGTTCACGCTGGATAGAGTACAGGTAGCCCCACAGGAACTCACTCGGAAGTGTGGACAGTCAAAGCAGTATGAGTCCCTTGCGGCATCTGCCAACGTCCAATAATGACTTCCCCCGTCGTTGGCGATATCCTCCGCCATAATTGTTAAGAACGACAAGCCTCAGTCTGCTGGCCTGCATCGCACAGGAGGCACACCTTTCGGGATGCCATCGGACACGGAAGAATTGGGAAGAAAAGATGCACCGGTGTCGAAGATCGCAGACACAACCGTAAGGCATCAATCAACCAAAAAATCCCCCTCCCCCTTTCACCCTTCCCAGTTGTATGGAAGCGACAGTGTGGAGCTGGAGCTCCACTGGCCGTCCGTACATCGCCGGAGCGCAAACGTCGGTCGAGCAAACGGAAGCTGCAAATCATTACATTCGTCGTGTTTTCCGCATCGATCTCCATCTCTCTGGGATAACCTAGCCCGGTCCGAGTCATGTACTTCTCTGGCCAAAAGCTCTTGTTCAACTGGAACCTGAAAAAGACGAAAGAAATCTGGTTAAATTGTTCCACCGAAGTTGAAACCATCATgcccattttttctgacatcaaCAACAAACAAGTTGTCAAACGATTTGCCATGGATCAAAGTGAGCCATCAGGGGAAAATTTAGCGAAAGAGGCCCTTTGGAAAATACAACTTCGACACCttcacttaatccacttataactaagtcaGTTCTGCTCAGATTAAGTTAaagtgttctacaaaattgttcccCATATTATAATTGATATATATCTCAGGTTTCAGCCATTTTGGTTCGggagatgatttttgcggtcagaaaatgtaaaaaagtgaaTATTCTCCATGGAAAACGCATGCAAACTTAAAAGCGAAAGAGCTGTGACGAAAcctgaaccaaattggctgaaaatttcaggagagCTTCTGTGGACATAGAgcaatgattttatcaacaatgcaacggtctagacgacatttttgcatttccaaggagccctgaaccaccctaaaatagTTACATACGCCTTTCCTAAGATGTCCAGAGAAGGTGTAGCATGTGATAATAAAAACTATCTAGTTGAATTGATGTGGCGTTTGTTATCGCGAAACTAAACCTTGATGACCTCCAGTAATTTTCTGTGTTGAACCCCTAAAAACTTCTTATTTGTAGCAACCTTCTGTCACGGAATATAATCATGATCGATGTTACGCAACGACCCGAAGAACCCGTGTAACAAGATCCTCAACATCAAAGAAACTCCCTACGCCGACCGTCTACCCGTCCTTCCCTGGGGCCGAACAGTATGGGTGAACATCGAGACCCTTTCAATCATTGGGGATCAATCAGCTGCaaagatttaaataaataattgatgAAATTTCGAGCGGTTCGCAGTTCACCTCCGCATTAGGGCCTAGTCACACGTCCCGTTGCTCCGCAGACGCCGCAGACTTTCGAGACTGGGCACAGCTGGCTCACACAGTTCCAACCCGTGTGGGGCTGCTCACTGGGACCCAATACAAACTATTAACTAACGATCTCGACCTCCAGCGCGGGGACCTCCTCAAACCGTCTGCTGCAGCAGCTGCTGGAGGCCGTTCGTGAAAGGCCGGACAGCCCGATGAAGATGCGAAGAAAGCAAAACACCCCAACCCAGGGTCCGGCCACGTCCGATCCGTAGCACCCTGTTCCTCTCCTGGGGTCTGACCATTCGACCATCTAACGGTTTCGGAGCGCCGAAGAGTTGgagggagaaaaaaaacaacacgcgCTAAACAGATTATTAATAATTTTATCTATTTTCCGACATTCGGTGCCTCTCGGTATGGGTGTGATTGTTTACTATTATCGTAACTGGGAGTAACTTTGGTCCAACTAGTTTatcatatttcttcaaattaatgttttttttaatatcttatgTATAAGTTTTGTAAATGCTCAAAACTCGATTTATTGTCAGATTGTTTCATACATTCAAAAAAGTGGGAGGGCACTAAATTTTTAACAAGAATCTCATTCTTGAGAACTTTTCGGCGAAAAAGTGCCACCTTctggtttaattttttataatttttatagaaTCTTctaaaaatgtaacaaattGCTTTTTAAAGAATTAGTTTTTTGACACTCTgaaatttaaactattttttacagATAAATCATAGTATACACATTCTTCACATTTATATTCTTTTTATAGACATTTTgatacaaatatttgaaaatattcaaataaagactattatatcaaaatttattgacataaaaatttggattgccatttcagtaaaataaataactgaatgcgattcagtagtaggatgcccagaatatgggactttttctcaaaacctcgttccacaagctgaatattgttccttgagctattttaggacactgggacaaatatgagcaaaattggtcaacattttccaattgatactcgaaggtgaagtttgtatgggaaaaatcgaaaaaatgtatgcacagaaaaaaaatcatggtaaaatttcatctaaaacggggtacatcttttatgtcagaaaaaatgtgtaattttaccactattctggtgtaatgacgctatttcagtctaaattgaggtaaaattacatcataaaagaggtaatattcaactttctaaaattacaccttccaaatttacacatttttttgctgtgtgagaaatccaattttcttacggtttggtctgcacggtgcgctacttccatccaaattttcccaaaagtatgattcttattgaaaattgattgctctacaactttgtagaacatacaaaagctgtaaaactcgatcctgaaaagttattagcgatttaaaaaagtcatttctgtatgaaaaacatttcttCACTAACTTttggctcgggtatcaatgggttaatctcaaccaatttccctCAAAAtgtgcacagatgcttaaaataacccaataaaccgttgttcgcttgtggagcagggggtcattttttctgggcaccccattcagtaatcatcacttttgctgaaattcggcAATGAACAAAACATTGGTGAAAAATCAGTAATtgcatatctgtcaaactgaaatgtcacttatgacttactgtttggatgctgccgagagaaaatccTTTGGTGTGTAGttagatctttttttaaatttacatttataCAGTAAAGAAGCTGTAGGAGTTATTTACACGATCACCCGCGCCCGCTATTAGACGTTTTAAGTCTGGCCACACTGCTGCCACTGTTGCACTTTGAAAAGTGCGTAAAAAGTTTCGCAAATTATAGCCGCGACTTTGCTAATAGGCCTGGGAAGTCGTCTTCAACGGCAGTAGCAACCGCGGGGAAAAATTTATTCAACCCAATCATTATCGGATTTTAAGTGGACGGACAAATTGCAACCCCCACCCCTCGCTGTCTCTCTACCTCATTGATGGTGGAATTTTATTTActggtgcaataaaaaaacaacaaacgttTGGTCTCACACAGGTCTCGCAAAAAAGCCGCGTACAAAATTGCCACTTTTCTCAATATACAATGTGGCTGGCAGAAGAAGCCACCGCGGCTAGTTAAAACTGTTTGCCTTCGttaaccgccgccgccgccggatgATGTTTTAGTTAATTATGAGGTTAGAACCGGAGCTGCAGGTCTTAAAAAGTTATGCGCCCAACGGGGCGGATTCCGTTCTGAGTGATGCTCTCTAGTTTTATCTGAGCGTTCAGATCAAACGGTTGAAATAGTTGGAAAAATTAATAACATCGTAAACAAGGCTATGAAAGTGGCAAATGAGCCCTAACAAATTTCTTTGGAGAAATCATAACCAGATTGTTAgcatttttatgtttgtctAGTTAGTATAACAAGTTTCCGCACATTCTTAAGttatttctttttcttcttttttcaggtGAGACCAAATTTCAATCATACCAAAATGGCAATTGTTCATCATGTCTGTAAGTAAAGATAGATTATATTGTTAGAGATTATTTGTTCATTGTTGAATttataaactaaattttgcCCGCTAGATGCTTTTGGACCTGTGAAGAATTTGAGGATCAAATACGATTTGTGTCGCccgaaaaaagttaaattcctGTTATTGATTTTCTggtgtaggggaaggtggggcaagatgaccatatggggcaagaggaacaatcgcttcTACGGccgtattttttacaattttgattatttccagtatgaggaattgtttctagcaatgcaattagctgattctactaccacataaccgttaaaacgacgtaaacgtcacagggcataagatttaataaagttttttcaaaacctttgttttctttgtatttGGAAAGTAAATGTAAATTCTTTGTATTTGGAaggaaaatgctatttttcctagatcagtagtgtccctaccaatgacttgcacctattagaaaataatgatttaacttttggttatttttgttgagagttttaaaaaaatcttgttcaggtggggcaagtgtaccatatggatatGGAtactgcaacaacatattttattgggaaataaatacataaaagtacttaaaaactgataaacaattgtttaaaaaatgaatttacagAGTGctaaaaaactcataaaaataacGACGACGctcataaaacatattttatgtaCCACAATCCTTCTTAAAATTAAATCTGATAAAACAAGATTAAGGCATCCAATTCTATAAccaataaacatttaaaaaaaagtttatactcGTCAACTCGTGTGAATCAAGTTTCTAGATCACTTAatggtgcacagcaaccaaggaagttgttgtcttcttattccaaaattgtcaaacttacggacccaatcctgcaagaatctgattgtgaaaatagtcaaactttgttgtaaaaacTACGAAGACAGTTATTtgggggatgaataaaaaatatatcgatagttctcgtagttttgaagatactaaaatgtctgtaacagaattctgggtgcaaaagctattcACTAttcaatcactattttttcaaaaaatcataactccggtACTAGATTTTTCACCATCATAAACTCTGGCCAAAAAGATGCCTTTAGGCTTTAGTCGCCTAAAATATGTccaaaaatatcgaaataaaaaaaatagtttttcgggAATTCAACAATTAGCGATAAAAAGGGGGGAAAATTTTCTAACAATTATTACATGTTTTACCAGAttgttttcatccaaatgtaaACCACACTcaaagcccgaccatggtaattttaagaacatttgctaaaaatgctgcttattaaattaaccGTGGTTTGTCAGCAAAAGTAAACACATATATggtcacggcgtgttttctagaacaaccttatcaggaaaaaatagtcatcgctactttcaaatgtgtcttataggaaattttctcagctttccaatgcttctaagagcgaaatgtttcatcgggaaatttctgagatatctctattttaagttttttggttttaaattcctttattatttattggaaactttatactaacagttcataaaacttatcaaatgatgtgtttcatgagtcatttattcatcaaaatgtttgcaaattttgatgagtaagacaagaaacatttttttagaaggTTGCAacccgctaaacattttgaaaattatgttttgtttaagtttttgaatatatgggatttattcagaaattaaaatcataaaacagtgtaaaaatatattttttacaagaattatttgataataacatattttttgtgtacaaatatcacgtgtctactctgatttagcttgttcaaccgaaactttggcaggtttgtgattgttaatggtattattgaattttaatgaataaatttgatatttcctTAAGAAAACtttaaccaggaacataaatacaaatatgatttcaaatcgaaaatgtactacaaattactgtagcaagcttcaaaagtaatattttcatgagtatagaataaagataaaattttataaaatgttttgtgttgaaaatgcacttaaaagtagcacTAAAACTCGAGTTttccaattcagaatgctgaaaacaccgtcacaaactttttttttgtttgaacaaaaattaaataatattttaacaaaaaaaatcaaacagaaactttctttccaaactctttgaacaaaaatcaagacaaatatatatttttttaaagatgagaTTGAGGATGAGAGCCTTAAATATAAACTactaaaatattgctaattccttgatcatttaatacaaaaaaaaactaaaacaatcacttcatactaatgaaaagtatttctcctaaagctagcaacagtaatttgcagttcaatttcgagtattgaacatattttgtatccatgcaacttgttagtgtttgattaaggaaatatgctatttattcataaaaatcttgtaataccctatcaatctcaaacctgtagaaatttcggttgtatcagctaattccaagctgaatcagagcagactGGTGTTATTTGTatacaacaattatgtaataatctatttgttcttgtaaaaataatatttcaatacggttttattattttaatatttaaataaatcccACGTATtaaaaaattcggttaaaacctaattttcaaaatgtttagcggtttgcaaccttctacaaagttaatTCTTGTCTCATTTTGCACATTTCGATGAGTAaaagacacatgaaacacatcatttgacaagtttcctggactgttatttaaaagtgtcCAATAAAtgatttaggattttaaaagaaaaaacttaaaatagagatatctcagaaatttcccgatgaaacatttcgctcttagaagcattggaaagctgagaaaatttcctataagacacttttgaaagtagtgatgactattttttctccttaaggttgcccagaaaacacgccgtgtggTATAATGTACCATGCTTCCAAAAAAATGCATGGTAGCAATTACAAAATCATGATCATTCTCTCAATATTGGAGGGTTAAAACTACCATACCGCTCTCGACATAGTATATTTGACTGCGCATATCAGTCAATCCAAGCGCATTTATGTCGGTGGGTGTTCTCAATGTAATCCTACAATACTACCATGGTTAGGTTTTCAGAGCAGGCATTCAATattgtaattgaaaaaaaagatatgtatgacgatgttttttgctttcttTACTGAAAATGCCATTAAATCACCTTAAAAATTGACttgcacataaaaaaaaatagaagaaaattTACAAACGGTGCATCCAAATTGCAAaaccaaaaaacacaaaacgcgCCAAAATCGGAAGGACACACCGCGCAGTCAAATTGGGCGACCTGGGTCAAGGTGCATCGCGATTTTTCTTCAACCAATCATAATTACGGAGTCTCACGGAGCGGAGGATGGCTCAAACTCCGTTTCACCTACCAGCAAACTCCCAGGCAGCCAATTTTCGCACCGTGTCTGTTGTCTGAGCATCGCGATGAATTGAAACAAATACCTGCCCATTATAGCGGTAAATTCGAAAATGCTCCACAGTGAGCATAACTCATAGTTAATTTATGAGTTTTatacgataaaaaaaattatttggcaTTACAAATTCTCTAAACCCAACAAAAAGTCAACTGTTCAGAAAatcgaatattttgaataacgcAAAACTACATTTTGACCTATTCAAAAACTCCCACAGTGCGGTTTGCCGGCCGGACGGACGAACCGGCATGCCAGATGAAAGAAAAAATTGCAAACCGTTTTGAAAGCAAATAGCACACTTCAATATgtagcagcggcagcagcagaaGTCGGTAATTCTCAAGAGCCTCAATTTTTCTTTCGTTCAATGTCTCGCAAGGTCGATCCCCGGTGGGCTATACTTTGTGGGGGTAGTCAGAGCTGGCAGAATCCGCCGATGGAACGcagaaattggaaaattatgcattttttcGGCCCGATTGCCGCACGTTCTTCGAACTTTGGCGCTATTAGAAGTGACGAAGGCGACGACCGGTGCAAACTTCGAGAAGAAGACTTGGTTCGGTTGATGGTATAAATATTCTGCGGTGCACTACTAGTAGTGTCAGTTCAGTTGAAGTGTTCTACCAGAGTACACTACCCCCTCAGAGTTCAGCAGAGTCACTAGCAGCAGgagatccaaaatgttcaaagtaaGTCGCCTAGTACAACCCTTGTTTCCCTATAAAGTTCTAACGGGTTCTCCCGAATCGTCCAGGTCATTGCATTGGTTGCCTGtttggtcgtcgtcgtctccGCCGGATACTACGAGCTGGATCATCATGACTACTATGCCTACCCCAAGTACAAGTTCGAGTACGGGGTGCAGGATCCCCACACCGGGGACCACAAGAGCCAGTGGGAGCACCGGGATGGCGAGGTCGTTGTTGGATCGTACTCGCTGGACGAAGCTGACGGTACGCACCGGGTGGTGACCTACAACTCGGACGACCACAACGGATTCCAGGCCCACGTGCAGCGCGTTGGCCACGCTCAGCACCCGCACGGGGAGAGCTACTCGAACATTGATCAGCACCATTGATTGATTGGGGAATTCGTTGGAGGGAAGAAGCGGAAGAAGAAATCTCAAATTGCCACATTAGAATAAAAGTTCCTTGACTGTTTATTACTGTTTCACAGTGAAATCTCCAATGAATTTGGAGACAAACCATGCTTCGGTAcctgtcaataaaaaaaactgtatttaccAACGGTGTAACTtatttcatttgatttgatttttattttttatagattATTTCACtgatttcatacaaaaaatcttgagacttacagtaaaaaataaatccaagtTACAAAATTACTGAcgcaaaaaaggaaaaacattAAACCAAGATAATATGAAAAtgttaaagattaaaaattgtagaaaatgtCTAAGAATCCGAAGAGAAAAATGAGAGAAGAAAAGCCAAAGCAAAAGAGTGTTCTTTGTAACAAGACTTCTTTAGACAAaagttcaacaaaaattattgagctttttttaaacatatcaaaactgGGCATAACTAAATCGGCGCAAAATCTCGTGATCGAAaaggtttattattttttcatcgattaTGAACTGCTTTAAACTGcacaatttaataaaaaaaatataatagagcaattccagcccaaaacaggaattttcctggtacttttttgaaaaaaaaaagttttttctcgaccctctccgatttcaatgaaattttgcagtggtcaaagacaaaattgtaggaaattcgacgggctttccgaaaaaaatacgctgaaacaaaaatccactccacttttatgagattttttttatttttatgttttaaagtcaaatttgaaagcgagctcacgatttttttcgttcaaaattttacttttaatcatttactgaaactgtgtttttgaaaagtgctctaaacgccaaaattttcaaaaaccgaatacgggaatcaattctccagacaattttacataaaagtctccatattgaccattgtcctaagtccaatcgttgtgaagttacagtggtttaaaaaataaattgttgaaaaattaggttttttgattatttttggcaatttctatatgacagactcgatttttcagtctcgaaaatgtttttaccggaaagctcgtccaatttcccatgagATTGTCTtttagcacttttcaaaataactcgttTTGTTTTGTCCTTTTCGATCACATActagatttttgcaaaattttgagatttttgaaaataaagctctattttaatttcaaaaaatccaatttttaaaatcaagaaattccaaTTGTttgcttaaccctctactgcccaaattttttttttcgaaaatatttattttcccgtgttcaggaggtcattttgagcaacttttgttctacaaaaaactttacatctcttgttttgtgtttttcttgttttatttttagtattgaaatttgcatttatcttgtttagtttatgtttgtttttggtagtatttggcctattctaccacctaatataactacattttgcctatctaattttttcacgtttttgcagttactttttcaattttttgcatgtttttcacattttctgctatagaatggcactatcatcatttaagtttcaaaaaaatgcgtagaggcatagtctggaacactacaaaaattactgcatacttctttttgctcccttaaaaaaaacacatttttaaaaacattggcaaagtcacataaaacaagtaaaatttccaaccca
Protein-coding sequences here:
- the LOC6031335 gene encoding uncharacterized protein LOC6031335, with product MLRNDPKNPCNKILNIKETPYADRLPVLPWGRTTPQTFETGHSWLTQFQPVAGTSSNRLLQQLLEAVRERPDSPMKMRRKQNTPTQGPATSDPSNGFSRIVQVIALVACLVVVVSAGYYELDHHDYYAYPKYKFEYGVQDPHTGDHKSQWEHRDGEVVVGSYSLDEADGTHRVVTYNSDDHNGFQAHVQRVGHAQHPHGESYSNIDQHH